In Dasypus novemcinctus isolate mDasNov1 chromosome 23, mDasNov1.1.hap2, whole genome shotgun sequence, the following proteins share a genomic window:
- the LOC131275442 gene encoding EKC/KEOPS complex subunit LAGE3-like — MVPFGSALEAEMAYSSLMPDIHRQGQAVRQEITVNGSVLTVRWTAEDLGILRISINAFLNELSLIVWNIQRIGLPFPPSLSWEKRPET; from the exons ATGGTGCCCTTCGGGTCCGCACTGGAGGCGGAGATGGCCTACAGCTCCCTGATGCCTGATATCCACCGCCAAGGGCAAGCGGTTCGGCAGGAGATAACCGTGAATGGCAGTGTCCTGACTGT GAGATGGACAGCTGAAGACCTTGGCATTCTCCGAATTTCCATCAACGCCTTCCTCAACGAGCTCTCCCTGATCGTGTGGAACATCCAGCGCATTGGGCTCCCGTTTCCGCCAAGCCTCAGCTGGGAGAAGAGACCTGAGACCTAA